In the genome of Corynebacterium glucuronolyticum DSM 44120, the window CTGGTGATCATGGTGATGGCGAGGTATTCGACGCTTCCTGCGTAGATGACGAAGGAGAAGATGGGCGCCCACCACCAGGCAAATCCGGATTGGACGATGAGGACGCCGAAGGCGAGTCCGAGAGGGATGAGTCCGAGTCCGACGGGCCACATGAGTTTGAACCCGTGTAGCGCGGGTGACATGGTTAGTTCTCTCCGTATGGTGTGTGCGTCGACCAGAGTGGTGCGGTTCCGGGGAGGAGCCGCATGCATTCGCGCCAGATATCGGTGGTGCGTGGTGCGAAGATGAGGTCGGGGCGGGCATCGGTGAGGCGGAAGTGGCCTTCTTCGATGCCGGTGCGTAGTGTGTCGAGCGGCATAAGGGTGGTGCCGATAAAGAAGCGTGCTTGGCCGATGGTGTCGATGTAGTCGTCGGGGTCGGCCGTGAGCTGCAAGATTCCGACGCTGGGGCAGCGCTCTAAGGGGATACCAAACCCGCTACCGAACCCGTCATCAGAACCAGCAGACCCATCACCAATGCCGTCACCAATCCCGTCAGCAGTCCCGGAAGGCCCGCCAACACCAGCCCCCCCAAAAGCAGCCGCCGCAGCAATACCTATAACGGAATTTGCATTACTCAGGCCGCCTTGAAAGAAGGCGTGTGGCTTCCCCGCCAGCGGCACCCATTTGTCAATCATCCCTTTTAGCGGGATATCCGTCATCCGCCCGAGCACAATAGTATGCGCGTTGCCGTCTTCGGTAAGCAGGATAAGTTGGACGGATCGTTGCAAAAAGCCGTATGTGTTCCCGGGCGCGGCGATGATGAATC includes:
- a CDS encoding YqgE/AlgH family protein, which translates into the protein MTNGTFEDPTPSMDIAPGRFIIAAPGNTYGFLQRSVQLILLTEDGNAHTIVLGRMTDIPLKGMIDKWVPLAGKPHAFFQGGLSNANSVIGIAAAAAFGGAGVGGPSGTADGIGDGIGDGSAGSDDGFGSGFGIPLERCPSVGILQLTADPDDYIDTIGQARFFIGTTLMPLDTLRTGIEEGHFRLTDARPDLIFAPRTTDIWRECMRLLPGTAPLWSTHTPYGEN